Proteins encoded in a region of the Flammeovirga yaeyamensis genome:
- a CDS encoding MFS transporter: protein MATTIENKKPTEQGIKPFGKNLRWAIIGLIAIATIINYIDRSALSMMFPGEGGIGESLGLDKTDYAVILNVFMVFYALGQSFSGRIFDKVGTRFGYVISIGIWSISSFCHTFARGIFSLGFFRSTLGFGEAGNWPGAAKSNAEWFPIKERAFAQGLFNAGASLGSVVAPPFIAALFVAFGWQTTFMIIGSLGMLWIIPWLLINKGTPTKHPWMTEEECHYIKSGQSKADNDENAVALPLSKILSYKQAWSVLVSRFFLEPIWWLFVGWMPIYLADVYGFDVKEIGAFAWIPYVGAALGSVSGGYYSGLLIKQGHTTNRARKQTIIIGSTLMLSGLIAVLSIDLSHNPDWFVYIVAVVLFGFQFSIGNVQTLPSDFFSGKNVGTLAGFGGTVGVLSVVLMNFIVSQITNYNIVFGMIAAFVPLSVIAIFFLAKDIKPVEED from the coding sequence ATGGCTACAACAATAGAAAATAAAAAGCCTACTGAGCAAGGTATTAAGCCATTCGGTAAGAATTTACGTTGGGCAATTATTGGTCTAATCGCAATCGCTACTATTATCAATTATATTGATAGATCTGCGTTATCAATGATGTTCCCAGGTGAAGGTGGTATCGGAGAAAGTTTAGGTTTAGACAAGACTGATTATGCAGTTATTTTGAACGTCTTTATGGTGTTCTATGCATTAGGTCAGTCATTCTCAGGAAGAATTTTTGATAAAGTGGGTACACGTTTCGGATATGTAATTTCGATCGGTATCTGGTCTATCTCTTCTTTCTGTCATACATTCGCAAGAGGTATTTTCTCTCTTGGGTTCTTCCGTTCGACATTAGGTTTTGGTGAGGCAGGTAACTGGCCTGGAGCAGCTAAAAGTAATGCAGAATGGTTCCCAATTAAAGAAAGAGCTTTTGCACAAGGTTTATTTAACGCAGGTGCTTCTTTAGGATCTGTAGTGGCTCCACCTTTTATCGCTGCTTTATTCGTGGCTTTCGGATGGCAAACTACATTCATGATCATCGGTTCGTTGGGTATGTTATGGATCATTCCTTGGTTGTTAATTAACAAAGGAACACCAACAAAACACCCTTGGATGACTGAAGAAGAATGTCACTACATTAAATCTGGTCAGTCTAAAGCTGATAACGATGAGAATGCAGTTGCACTTCCTTTAAGTAAAATCTTATCATACAAACAAGCTTGGTCTGTATTAGTATCACGTTTCTTCTTAGAACCAATTTGGTGGTTATTCGTAGGTTGGATGCCAATTTACTTAGCCGACGTTTATGGTTTCGATGTAAAAGAAATTGGTGCATTTGCTTGGATTCCATACGTAGGAGCCGCTTTAGGTTCTGTATCGGGTGGTTACTATTCAGGTTTACTGATCAAACAAGGTCATACAACAAACAGAGCACGTAAGCAGACCATCATTATTGGTTCTACTTTAATGTTATCGGGATTGATCGCAGTATTAAGTATCGATTTATCGCACAACCCAGATTGGTTTGTTTACATCGTAGCAGTAGTATTGTTTGGTTTCCAATTCTCAATTGGTAACGTACAAACTTTACCATCTGATTTCTTCTCTGGAAAAAATGTTGGTACTCTAGCCGGATTCGGTGGTACTGTAGGTGTATTGTCTGTGGTATTGATGAACTTCATTGTTTCACAGATTACAAACTACAACATTGTATTCGGTATGATCGCAGCGTTTGTACCATTGAGCGTTATTGCAATTTTCTTCTTGGCGAAAGACATTAAGCCGGTAGAAGAAGACTAA